GCCAATACGACGAAGTTAAATTCTGCAGGGCCAGCACTTGCTAAGTTAGACGGTGTGCATGCCTTAACCGACGTAACAGGTTTTGGTCTAGCGGGTCACACCCTAGAATTGGCGCGAGGTTCAAAACTTACCGCACAAATTGATTGGCAAGCAGTTCCCCTGCTAACTCATGTTCAAAGCCTGGCTGATCAAGGCATCATCACCGGCGCATCAGATCGTAACTGGCAAAGTTATGGATTAGAGGTTTGCTTGCCAGAGCAATTTACTCCTGCACAACAAGCTCTTCTCACAGATCCTCAAACTAGCGGTGGCCTACTCGTATCATGCAGCGCAGATAGTGTTGACGCTGTTTTAGAAATCTTTCAGAAGCACGACTTTGCTAGCGCGCGCGTCATTGGAAAAATGGTGGACAAGCAAGAACAGCATCTAAAGGTCTTGCTTTAATCTGCGTTTAAATTAAAGACACTCGAGAAATCGAGTTGTCCATTACCCGCTTTACTGTGAACTTCGTAAAGCTTGCGGGCTAAGTCTCCTAATGGAACACTGGCGTCTAGATCGCCTGCATTCTCGGTCGCCAGCCCCAAATCTTTCAACATCAAATCTACGCCAAAGCCTCCTGCGTAAGCTTTAGATGATGGCACATTCTCCATAACGCCGGGGCAAGGGTTGTAGAGTTCCAAGACCCAATTACGTCCCGAGCTCTTGGACATAATATCTGAGAGCACTTTGGGGTCCATGCCATTGGCTATGCCTAAACGCAATGCCTCGCTAGTCCCTAGCATCTGAATACCCAACAGCATGTTGTTGCAGACCTTAACAGTTTGGCCACTACCATTTGCGCCCGCATGAAAGACATTCTTACCCATCTGCTCTAGCAATGGCCTTGCACGCACAACAGCAGCTGAATCGCCACCCACCATAAAGGTCAAGGTGCCCGCTTGGGCTCCTGCCGTTCCACCAGATACCGGTGCATCAATCATGGCAAAGCCCTTAGCTTTTGCTGCCGCAGCCACAACTTGAGAAACCTTCGGAGAAATCGTAGAGCAATCTATCAGCAAGGCCTTAGGGCTCGCCGTAGCAAGTAAACCAGAATCACCTAAATACAAAGCCTCCACATGGCGCGAGGCTGGGAGCATGCTGATGATGACCTCAGCATCTTTAGTAGCTTCTGATGCACTGTGCGCAGAAACGCCACCAGCAGCCTTAAAAGCATCGAGCTGAGCCTGCACCAGATCAAAGCCGTGGACTTGATGCCCTGCCTTAATTAAATTGAGGGCCATGGGCAGTCCCATATTACCCAAACCCAAGAATGCGACTTTCATATATGCCCCTAATGAGATGATGCAGTTCTAAGATCTCACTATAGCTTGCTTATAAACTTGTCGAATAAATTACCGGGGAATGGCATGAGCATCAAAGTGATTGGCCTGATTCAGTTAAATGACCTAGAGGCTTTTGAGGAGTATCGCTCTCAAGTGGGAGATACAGTAGCCCTGTATCGGGGAAAAATTGCATCACGTGGATCTTTTAATGCATTCCTCTGGAATGAATTACATTGTGGCTCCTTTAGCGCCTTTGTGGAGCTCGAGTTTCCTAGCCTAGCGGACTCCCAGGCTTGGGCTAGTAGCCCGGAATATCAAAATTTGCTACCCATCAGAACAAAGGCGATGAAGCTGACGCTATTTTCCATCAGCGAATCAAAATAAAGCCCGGCTCCTTGTGGGGGCCAGGCTGAATTCAACTCGGAGTAAGACGAATTACTTCTTAGCTTCCATCGCTTCTTTAGCGGCTGTAATTTCTTTACGACGCTCTTTACATGCCCCAGCAATCTCTTGTAAAGCTTTGCGAGCACGCGCTGCAGATGCCTTAACGCCTTTTTCAATGAACTTTTCGTTTTCTGCTTTATATGTTTCAAAAGCAGCCAACAATGTATCGTGTTGTGACATCTTGTCTCCTATGTTTCTAATCAAAGTATGAGTATTGAGCTCGGAATTAGTATATCCCCATAAAAACCACTGGATTTCACCGGTAATATCAGGGATAACTCTTAGATGCTATAAAACCCCCAAAATAGAAAAAATATAAAAACTAACGGAGACACACGTGAAATTCAGAAATATCCCTTGTTTTGCCGATAAAACAGGCAGTTACACCCCTTTTAACTCCAGGGCAGCACAAGTCCTGAAATAAAGCGCAGCAGTGCTGCGGCAAAGTAAATCCTGCTGATTGAATCCAATTTCAATCGGTAAATGCAATGAATACAGAGAAAAAGAGATGACTATCAAATATCAAAATTACGCTTTTGTTAGAAACAAGCTGCTTAAAAAAGAAGAAATTGCACTACTAGATGTTCGCGAAGAAGATCCCCATGCTCAAGAGCATCCTTTATTTGCAGCCAACTTCCCGCTATCCCGTATTGAGGTCGATGCATTTAGCAAGCTGCCTAGAAAAGATGTACCCATTGTTACGCTCGATGATGGCGAAGGCGCTGCGCAGCTGGCAGCGCAAAGACTTTCTGAACTCGGTTACTCAGAAGTATTCGTATTTGAAGGCGGAGTTCCAGCATGGAAAGCGGCTGGCGGAGAAGTCTTTAAGGATGTCAATGTTCCCAGCAAATCTTTTGGTGAATTCGTAGAATCCAAAAGACATACGCCCTCTTTGTCTGCACAAGAAGTAAAGAAGTTAATTGATGACAAAGAAGATGTGGTGGTGGTGGATGTGCGCCGCTTTGATGAATATCAAACCATGAGCATCCCGACTGGTATCAGCGTACCAGGAGCTGAGTTGGTCTTACGCCTTCCAGAGCTCGCACCCAATCCAAAGACGAAGATCATCGTCAACTGCGCTGGAAGAACACGGAGCATCATTGGCACCCAATCTCTGATTAATGCGGGCATCCCCAACGAGGTCAAAGCTTTACGTAATGGAACAATTGGGTGGACCTTGGCCGGTCAGGAGTTAGACAAAGGGCAAAGTCGCAAATTTACAGAAGTTAGCGAAAGCACTGCAATCGAGGCTGCTCAACGCGCTCGTGATGTTGCTGATCGGGCTGGTGTGAAGCGTGTCAATCTGACTGACATTGAAAAATGGAAATCTCAATCTGAACGAACCACCTACTTCTTTGACACCAGAACTCCTGAAGAATATGAAGCGGGTCACCTACCCGGATTCCGCTCGACGCCTGGCGGACAACTAGTACAAGAAACCGAAATGGTCGCCCCAGTTCGTGGCGCACGCATCGTGTTATCCGATCCCGGTGGCGTGAGAGCAAATATGCCAGCCTCATGGCTTGCTCAGATGGCTTGGGATGTATATGTCATTGACGATATCGAAGCTGCAGATCTCAGCGAGAAGGGTTCCTGGATCCCTTCCCTGCCCAGCATGCCGAGTATTCAAACGGTGGATGTCAAGACGGCTTCCTCATGGTTGCCGGGAGATGGCAGCACAATTTTCATCGATCTCAGCACACATGCAAATTACGTCAAGGGTCATATACCCGGTAGCTGGTTTGCACTACGTTCACAGTTCTCGCTTGCATTGAACAATCTGCCGCAAGCCAATCGTTATGTACTCACGAGCACAACAGGTGAACTTGCTGTATTTGCTGCACAAGAAATACAGGCGCTCACCACTGCCGAAGTCGTTGTCTTAGTGGGTGGCAATAAGGCTTGGATTGATGCCGGTTTAGAAATTGAAAAGGGTGCTACCCATTTAGCATCACCACCATTAGATCGCTATAAGCGCCCATACGAAGGTACTAGCGTTGATCCAGCAGCAATGCAGGCCTATCTTGATTGGGAGTTTGGCTTAGTTGAGCAACTGGGTAAAGATGGCACGCATCACTTCTGGGTACTGTGATCCAATCTGGTGGCGCTAGTACGCGCCACCAATTTAGAATGCTTATGTATAAAACAATTACTCTTTTAGCCCTATCACTCGGACTTTTGGCCTGCAGCAGGGAGACTTACACCACCTGGACATGCACCGATAGCGCTGGGGCTAAGTCAACCATGATTCTTAAAAAAGCGCAGATGCAGTTTCAGGACCGTCAATTTGATTACTGTGGCAGCCTAGGTACTTTGAGTTACTTTGATTTAAAGTGCCCCGCTCAAATACAGACATCTAGCAATGTTTTTACACCCAGCTCTGGAAAGCTGATTAGCAATACAAATGAATTTCAGTGCAATGCCCTCTAAACAGCAAAATCCTCTAAACCCAAAGAAACTCCTGCTAAGCAAATGGACGGCAGTGAAACCCAGTCATAAGCGAAAACATTTCTTAGTCAGCAAAGTCATTCTTCCTGAACTTCCGGATGCTGCGATTGAATTCATCGAACTAGAGGCCGTCTTTGATAAGAGCACACAAGTGATTCCCTGGCGAGATCTGAAAGAAACTGATATCTGGCTTCAGGGTTGGGTATAAAAAAAAGGCCGTCTTATGTGAAGACGGCTTTTTTACTACAAACTACCTCAGAAATTCTTACTTCGTTTTCTTCTTAGTATCCGCAGAGCTTCTGAGCTCTTCAATGTTTTTTTCAGCAGCATCTGCTACTTGATTAACAATCTTTCGGCCCTCTTTAAACATCTTCTGACCAGCGGTCGACATGTCATGAACTACTTTGGATAACTTATCGGCATGGCCTGGGATCTTACCTTCAACATCCTCAAGCCAGTTCACCAAAGAGCTACGCACTTTTTCTAAATGTTTCTCAGTGCCATCGGCAGCATCGTCACCAATATCCTTTAGGACGGATTTGACTTTCTTCTGATACACCGTCGCACGCTTTGCCGCCTCTTTAGTAGCTGACTCTTGCAGCTCCTTAAGCTTAGTAAGATCATTTTTGGCGGCTGACTTGGCGCTCTCCATGGCATTTTTCATGCCCCACTGAATCTCTTCAAGATGGTGTGCGCTCAGATCTTTTGCTGCATCCAATAATTTATGGGAATACGCAAATAACTCCTTTGCCTTTTCTTGTTGCCAAGCTTGTATATCCTTCTTATCCATTACTTTTCTCCCTTAGTTGAATTTGGATATTGCCTTACATTTCCACTCTATACCCAAATCAGAAACTTGCCAATTCCCTGCTGTATAGGCATTAAAATTAGGATATGAGCGAAAGAAAAAACCCTTACGAGATTATTGGCGGTGCGGCAAAGGTTGAAGAATTGGTCGACCGCTTCTACGATTTGATGGCTCTAGAGGAGCCTTTTGCTGAGTTGCGGGCCATGCACTCCCCAGATCTATCCAACTCCAGAGATAAACTTAAGCTTTTTTTAATAGGATGGATGGGTGGTCCAGACGTTTACTCACCTAAGTATGGTCATCCCATGCTGCGGGCTAGGCATCTACCCTTCAAGATTGGTCTAACAGAGCGCAATCAATGGCTGGCCTGTATGTATCGAGCCATGGAAGACTGCGGCATTGATGGTCAGATTGGCGCGCAGCTAGAGGAGTCTTTTTTTAATACAGCTGACTGGATGAGAAACCAGCCAAACTAATACATTGGCCACTCTAGGGCGGCCCTATATTGCCTGTGCGCAAGCAAAGCCACTGGCCCAGGCCCACTGGAAATTATGACCCCCTAGGTGCCCAGTTACATCAACGCACTCACCAATGAAATAGAGACCAGGATGGTTTCGAGACATCATTGTTTGGCCATCTAACTCTTTGGTATCTACCCCACCTAGCATCACCTCTGCTTTTTTCCAACCTAAAGTTCCAGCCGGCTTTACCGACCAATTGGTGATGAGCTCTTTGAGTGCCTGTCTATCTTTTTTGGAAACCTCAGCCCACTTTTTACCCAAGAGATTTCTTTGTTCGGCAAATGCCTTTGCTAAACGCAGTGGCATCACCGAGGCCAGAATGTTCTCGGTCAACTTAAGGCGATTGTCTTCATGATTGAATAGCTCATCACAACTGAAGCGCCCATTGGCCTCTACTGCACCCAGCCAATCAATATGGATTGCCTCGCCTTCCACCCAGTAACTACTAGCCTGTAAGACAGCAGGGCCAGAGAGGCCTTTATGCGTTAAGAGCAGATCCTCATTAAAGCGACAGGCTCCATAGCGCATGCCTTTTGATCCTGCAGCAATACGAACCGGCAAGCTGAGACCAGACAAGGCCATCAGATGATCAAATTCCCCAGAGGTGAATGAGAGAGGCACCAAAGCGGGACGTGGATCCACCACTTTCAAACCAAACTGCTTGGCAATATCTAGGGAATAGGCTGTTGCTCCAATAGCGGGAACTGGTAAGCCACCTGTCGCCATCACTATCGACTTAGATCTCTCGGTGCCAGTACTGGTCTTTACAATCCATACACCGGCTTCCTGGGAGATTGACTCCACTATCACTGGGTGACGAATATCAACATTCCCTTTAGCGCACTCACTTAATAACATCTCAATAATCTGCTTGGCAGAATCATCGCAAAACAATTGACCTTGATGTTTCTCGTGATAGGCAATGCGATATGACTGCACTAACTTAATGAACTCCCGAGATGGGTAGCGGGCCAACGCACTTTTTACAAAATGTGGATTTAAAGAAAGAAAATTAGCGGGGCTACTGTGTAGATTGGTGAAGTTGCAACGACCTCCACCACTAATGCGAATTTTTTCACATAAGACGTCGGCATGATCTAGCACTAAAACTGTTTTATCTAATTGGCCAGCAACCCCAGCACAAAAGAGCCCAGCGGCGCCGCCACCGATAACGATGGCATCCCATACTTTACTCACAGCTTACTTAAAGCGCTCAATGACTTCAGTCGGCAGCTTGAGTTTTTGCATATGCAAACGGGTATAAGCCTGCCGAAAATTTTTGGTCATGGAGATCATCACTGAAGCAGTCCAAGCAAAGGCAAACATGCCTGAGAAGGCGATGATGATTGCTAACATTTTCCAACCACTAGGCAAGAGATCATCCATAAAACCCATGGCGGTATAGGTGCTGCCACTAAATAAAATACTCTCACCTAAATTGGGCAAGAGATTAAATGCTCTGAGCGAAATTCCCCAAAGAATAATTTCAAAGATGTGCGTCAGAAATAAACACAGGACACTGATATAAAACACGAGAGCTACTGAAGAGTACTTATGCTCCGAAAGATATAGAAATGACTTCACCTCATAGCGCTTAGCAATTTGGAGTAATGCAAGCCCATGTACTAGCATCACCACGAGTAGCATGGCTATCCCAAACAAATAGGCTGGTAGGTCCAGTTCGGAGGTGAGGGTTACGGTATTGGGAATAGTCATAGTATCTGTGCGTGTATTTTACAGTTCTCTCTGGCACTTTAGGCCAACTGATACCAGTCGCAAATCACCTTCCAAGCTTCTGGGGCAGTCTCAACAAAATGGATGAGATCCAGGTCGGCCTGCTCAATAACACCGTGCTCTAGCATTTGTTTGAAATTAATGACCTCTTGCCAGAATGCTTTTCCAACCAGGATGATCGGAAAGTGCTGAACCTTTTTAGTTTGCATTAAGGTGAGCACCTCAAAGAGCTCGTCAAAGGAACCAAAACCCCCTGGGTAGGCCACAATCGCCCTCGCTCTCAACATGAAGTGCATTTTGCGAATAGCAAAGTAATGAAAACGAAAACTAAGGCCTGGCGTTAGGTAAGCGTTAGGATTTTGCTCTCGCGGCAGGCTGATATTAAAACCAATGCTCTTATCACCAGCCTCAAAAGCACCACGATTGGCAGCTTCCATTATTCCGGGTCCACCACCAGTAGCGATATGCAACTTATTTCTATCCTCTGATTGGGTAGCGTTATAGCCAGCCACAATAGCGCCGAACTCTCTTGCTGAATCGTAGTACTTACAGTGCAGCAATGCTCGCTTTGCTTCAGCTATGGCTTCTGGAGTTGTCGCGCTATTTTCTAGCTCTCGGGCTTTTTCACAACTCACAAAACGCGTAGAGCCAAATACCGTAATCGTGTGTTCAATGCCATGCTCATGCAATAAGATCTCGGGCTTCAATAGCTCCAACTGAAAGCGCAGGCCCAAAGTCTCGCGCCGAGCTAAAAAGGCTTGATCATCAAATGCAAATCGATAGGAATCTTCAGAATTATTTTCTTCCAACTGACTTCTCTGAAGATTCAGAAAATCAGTGATAGTTTGAGAGTTATTTACAGGGAGTCTGGGACTCATCTTTGGACCTTTTTTCCAAGCTTTAAAAATGGCTTCATGTAGATTCTGGATATCATCCGCCTGACGATGAGGTCCAGAGATACACCATCAAAATTAGTATTACTACCTAGAATATTGCATTAATTTGGCTTCTAGGGCTTATTCGGATTTACCGCCAGCACTTCAAGCGTTAATATTAGAAGATATTAACCAAACCGAAGGAAAAGCAATGAGCAACCGTTCAATCATCATCATGGTACTAGTATTACTTGGTGCTACAGCCTACTTACTCATCAAAGGCGATGGCGACATTGATATGGGTGGCGAAAAGCATGGTGCTGAGGCAGCACACATGGAAGAGGCTAAGAAGGATGCTCCGGCAGCTCCAGTTGCGCCCGCAGCCGCTCCTGCAGCAGCGCCAGCGGCCGACGCTAAGAAATAATCTCTTCCAGAGAGAAATAAGCCGCGGTTCGCCGCGGTTTTTTTGTAACTTTTTATTTGCGCCCTTTTTAAATGAATCAAGTTAATCCAGCATTACTTAGCTCTTTTGCACCCACCGGTATCTTGCGCGTGGGCATTAATTTAGGCAACCCTCTTTTAGCTAGCGTAGATGGCGATACAGGGAATCCCAAAGGGATTACGGTCGATATAGCCAATCACATTGCCAGCAAGCTAGAGCTACCAATAGTTTTTACTTGCTACCCAATGGCAGGAGCTACTGTTGAGGCTGTCAAATCGGGAGCGGTAGATTTGGTATTTGTGGCAATCGATCCAGTCCGTGGAGCCGATATTAGCTATACACCTGCTTACATTCAGATTGAGGGGGCTTATGTGGTGAAGGACTCTTCGCCACTGCATCAGAATGAAGATGTAGATGCGCCAGGCAATGAAATTGTGGTTGGTAAAGGCAGTGCCTATGACCTTTATCTCACCCGTGAAATCAAACAAGCGAGCTTGCTACGCTCAGCCAACTCTCAAGCAGTAGTTGATGACTTTATGTCCGGAGTCGGGAATGTTGCCGCCGGAGTTAAACAACAATTAGAAAGCGATGCACAACGTTATGAAGGCTTGCGCTTGCTGCCAGGTCGCTTCATGGTGATCAATCAAGCTATTGGCATTCCTAAAGCGCGGGTGGATTTTGAAAAAACCAATGCCTACCTCAGCACTGAGATCGAAGCACTAAAGGCTTCTGGATTTATTAGAGAGGCAATGCAACGCCACCAAGTTCAGGGTGCCAAAGTTGCTGAATAAGTCTTAACAAGAATAAGTATGTAGTCGCTCTGGAATGATGACATTCTTCCACTCAAGCTCATCCCGAATGGATTGAGCTAAAACCGCTGAAGCCTCTGGCTCACCGTGAACCACAAAAACAGATTTGGGCGCCGCTTCAAATCCTTGCAACCAATCCAATAAGCCGGCTTGATCAGCATGGGCAGATAAGCCACCAATCGTATGAACAGATGCACGCACCGGAACCTCTTCACCGAAGAGACGTACTTTAGCTACCCTATCCACTAAACGCCGACCCAGACTACCGTAGGCCTGAAAGCCAGTAATCACAATTGCGTTTTGTGCACGCGGCAAATTATTCTGCAAGTGATGAACAATGCGGCCTGCATCGCACATACCACTTGCAGAAATAATGATCGCCCCACCCTTAATCTTATTCAGCGCTTTAGACTCCTCTACATCCGCGATGAAGCGTAGGTCTACAGCCCCAGGATTTTTCTTAAACCACTCAAAGGTAGATTGGGACTCTATATCCAGCTGCGCAAAGAAGCGCTGAGTCAAATGGGTAGCTGCTGTTGCCATTGGGGAATCCACCCAAATACTGAGATGAGGCAATAAATTGCGCTTGACCAAATCAATTAACAGAAACAGCATCTCTTGAGTACGGCCTACTGCAAATGCAGGGATGACGATATTTCCATGGGCACTCAATGTGCTAGTTACTACTTCAATTAATTCAGCTTCAGTATCGGCTAAAGTTTTATGCAGACGGTCACCATAAGTTGATTCCACCACCACAACATCTGCTTGAGGAATCCTCGCAGGATCAGGCATCAATAACTTACCCTTCATGCCAATGTCCCCAGAGAAAACACAGCGCTTTTTCTTGGCATGGTCTTCCGTGATATCAATCACAGCAATTGCAGATCCCAAGATATGGCCTGCATTCTGAAACTCGAGGTCTATACCCTTGCAAAGCTCTAGATGCTTTCCATAAGCTAGAACTTCACATTGCCCAAGAGCAAGTTCAGCCTCTTCCATAGAGTACAAGGCGACAGGTAAGTCACCGCGCCACTTACCCGCCTTTTGTCTGCGCTCTGCCCGCTCTACGTCGGAGCGCTGTAGATGAGCGCTATCTGGCAGCAAGATTTTTAGTAACTCGAATGTGGCATCCGTGCAATAGATGGGACCAGAGAACCCTTGGGCACAGAGTCTTGGTAATAGGCCACTATGGTCAATGTGCGCATGTGTCAGCACAATGAAATCAATTTCCTTAGGAGAAAACGGTAAAGACTCTAAGTTCTTGGTGGTGGCCTCGCGCCCACCCTGGAACATACCGAAGTCGACCATGAATCGGACCTCACGCCCACCAACATTAGCCTGCACGGAATGTCTTGAACCCGTCACCTCACCTGCCGCACCTAGAAATTGTATTTTCATGGTTTAAGCATACTCCCGATAAAATCCATTGTTAAGCCACTCATAAGAGCGATACTATTTACATGAATGCCCCAGCCGAACTGAAATCTCTTGAGCTCATCACTCGCCTTAAGCGAGCGCCCTCAGAGCACAAGGGTAATGCTGGCAAAGTATTGCTGATTGGTGGTGCGCCTGGCATGGCTGGTGCCTTGATGTTATCTGGCAGCGCTGCACTGCACTTGGGGGCTGGCTGGACGATCTTGGAGATGCTCGATCCAACAGCCGCTCATGCAATGCCGGAGCAAGCTGAACTCATGGTCCGCTTAGCCAGCTTTAATGCCGTAGAGCAATTACAAGCTACAGCACCGGATGTCATTGCGATTGGCCCAGGATTGGGTTTCTCAGAAATTGCACGAGATTGGCTGATGACTGTTCTACGCTACCCAACAGTACCCGTAGTAGTTGATGCTGATGCACTCAGCTTGATTGCTGATACTCCCGAGTATTTGGATCTACTCAAACAACGCAATCAAACATTCCCAGGCAAGACTGTTATTACTCCGCACCCCGGAGAAGCGGCACATCTCCTTAATACTGCAGCGGATAACATTCAAGCAAATCGCTTGAGCGCTTTATCTCAGCTCATCGCACTTACCAACTCCATCGTGGTTCTCAAAGGTCAACATACGCTTATTGCCTCACCCGCACAATCAGCGGTGCAATGTGCACAAGGCAATCCTGGCATGGCCGTTGGCGGAATGGGTGATGTATTAACCGGTAGTATTGCAGCCATTGCCGCCCAAGGCATACGCCACAATCTCAATCTGTGGGAGGCCAGTTGTGTTGGAGTTCAACTGCATGCGTCTGCAGCAGACAGTTTGGTAGATAAGCAGATTGGCCCAATTGGACTTACACCATCTGAGGTCATTTTGGAGATGCGGAGTCTTTTAAATAAGCTGTTATAAAACAGCATGCAATCAGCTAGCGGAATCCTTCATCATCGTCGTTATCTCTACGGCCTCTTCATGGCTGGCTTGGGCTCTGTGCTGTTTTCTGGAAAAGCCATTCTGATCAAACTGGCCTTTGGCTATGGTGCCAATGCAGAAACCTTGATTGCATTACGGATGCTAATGGCCCTCCCCCTCTTCTGGGGAATTTATTGGTGGCAAGCACGTAGACAAGTGATGAGCCCACTGTCTTGGCGAGATCAAGTGAAGATATTTGTCCTTGGCTTTATGGGTTACTTTCTCTCTAGCTATCTCGACTTTTTAGGACTTCAATATATCTCCGTAGGTCTGGAGCGGATTGTGCTGTACCTGACTCCAACCATCGTGCTACTGATTTCTTATTTTGTATTAAATAAATCGATTAGCCGCCTGCAATGGTATGCGCTGCTGGTTGGATATCTTGGTGTCATCGTTGTGTTTATTCAAGATGCTAGCTCCACCGGTTCTCTAGCCGTGCTCGGCATGTTGCTG
The genomic region above belongs to Polynucleobacter sp. AP-Ainpum-60-G11 and contains:
- a CDS encoding DMT family transporter, translated to MQSASGILHHRRYLYGLFMAGLGSVLFSGKAILIKLAFGYGANAETLIALRMLMALPLFWGIYWWQARRQVMSPLSWRDQVKIFVLGFMGYFLSSYLDFLGLQYISVGLERIVLYLTPTIVLLISYFVLNKSISRLQWYALLVGYLGVIVVFIQDASSTGSLAVLGMLLVFASACSYAIYMIGSGEMVKRVGSVRLVVYASSASALLSVIQILIYDPTAVFVQVQQIYWLSLLNASLCTVIPMLLIMIAINRIGSPLVAQAGILGPVSTLFMGWVVLSEAITWIQIGGMSLVMGAMWLLVRNDAPSKQRESDPLT